A region of Toxorhynchites rutilus septentrionalis strain SRP chromosome 1, ASM2978413v1, whole genome shotgun sequence DNA encodes the following proteins:
- the LOC129762007 gene encoding DNA polymerase epsilon subunit 2 yields the protein MNEIPKLKAQIVSRFSISGFQIRSEASILLAQHLASLPTADRKEWLNNIANHIQGQSLNLPVVEKKHIELAITEGSNSDLDSNETVFSVINAFDVPKFNYCDEKKKFLPGAGRSGLFPGSEVKAEYMRERYKVLWQITSRHELFNPNKNSKDKPVKQLSLRKIETLLSASKANDVVILGLLTQLTEGKFFLEDPTGVVPIDLSHAVYSSGFFCEGSFVLACGKYSDGTLEVYEMGFPISEPGSSSRAYFGTVNTWGGRSKSLLKYSDKLARLEGTKHEECLVFLSDCWLDNPTVMGKLEQLLQGFNEAAPIAIVLMGPFASRTNENIYSLKSHFRALGEILSICDNLKTKSDVVLVPSSDDPAAGSILPRPPLPECIAGELRKYFPRIVLATNPCRLQYCTQQIVVCRVDLVTKLCRNTIHFPTSGQLEDHFARTLISQGTLAPLHPIALPIHWNYDAALSLYPLPDLVVIGDPCQGFQTTEQECTVMNTGSFPKSKFAFKVYIPFSRTVEDSQIPDDD from the exons ATGAATGAAATTCCAAAGCTGAAGGCCCAAATCGTTTCCCGTTTCAGCATCAGTGGGTTCCAGATCAGAAG CGAGGCAAGCATCCTTCTGGCACAGCATCTCGCCAGTCTTCCAACTGCGGATCGCAAAGAATGGCTCAACAACATTGCCAATCACATCCAGGGCCAAAGTCTGAACTTACCGGTggtagaaaaaaaacacatcgaaCTGGCCATCACGGAGGGCAGCAATAGTGATCTGGACAGCAACGAGACCGTTTTTAGCGTAATCAACGCTTTTGACGTTCCCAAATTTAATTATTGCGACGAGAAGAAAAAATTCCTGCCGGGAGCAGGCAGATCGGGATTATTTCCCGGATCTGAGGTGAAAGCAGAATATATGAGGGAGCGTTACAAGGTGCTTTGGCAGATAACCAGCCGCCATGAATTGTTTAATCCCAACAAGAACTCAAAGGACAAACCTGTGAAGCAGTTATCACTACGTAAAATTGAAACACTGCTTTCCGCTTCCAAAGCGAACGATGTTGTGATTCTCGGTCTTTTGACACAACTGACGGAGGGCAAATTCTTTCTGGAGGATCCAACAGGAGTGGTTCCAATTGATCTTAGTCATGCGGTATATTCGTCCGGATTCTTCTGCGAGGGTAGCTTCGTGTTGGCATGTGGAAAGTATAGTGACGGCACGCTTGAAGTCTATGAAATGGGGTTTCCTATATCGGAACCGGGCTCCAGTAGCAGGGCATATTTCGGTACGGTCAATACCTGGGGAGGACGTTCCAAAAGCCTGCTGAAGTACTCCGACAAACTGGCGCGCCTGGAAGGCACAAAACATGAGgaatgtttagttttcctttCGGACTGCTGGCTAGATAATCCTACCGTAATGGGAAAGCTTGAGCAGCTGCTCCAAGGATTCAACGAAGCTGCCCCGATTGCAATCGTTCTGATGGGTCCATTCGCCAGCAGAACGAACGAAAATATTTACTCTCTCAAAAGCCACTTCCGAGCGTTGGGTGAAATTCTGTCCATCTGTGATAATCTTAAGACAAAATCCGACGTCGTCCTGGTGCCATCGAGTGATGATCCAGCTGCGGGGAGTATTTTACCGCGACCACCACTTCCGGAGTGTATTGCTGGCGAGTTGAGAAAATATTTTCCAAGAATTGTTCTAGCTACCAATCCGTGTAGATTGCAATACTGCACGCAACAAATTGTCGTCTGCCGGGTGGATCTGGTGACAAAGCTCTGCAGAAATACGATTCATTTCCCTACGAGTGGTCAACTGGAGGATCAT TTTGCGCGTACCCTCATTAGCCAAGGAACGCTTGCACCGCTCCATCCGATAGCGCTTCCAATTCACTGGAACTATGATGCAGCGCTGTCGCTTTATCCGCTACCTGATTTAGTTGTGATTGGCGACCCGTGCCAGGGTTTCCAAACGACGGAACAGGAGTGTACCGTAATGAATACAGGATCGTTTCCCAAGTCCAAATTCGCTTTCAAAGTCTACATCCCGTTCAGCCGAACAGTCGAAGACTCTCAAATACCCGATGACGACTAG